From Streptomyces zhihengii, the proteins below share one genomic window:
- a CDS encoding DUF5998 family protein — protein MAKTGTTTQGLRAAIERSGYYPALVAEAVEAAVGGEAISSYLVHQETTFDANEVRRHVTVLVLTANRFIVSHTDEQAADSSSPTPYATTSTESVKLGRISSVVVSRVVANPESYTPGTLPREVVLTIGWGAVSRLDLEPAACGDPNCDADHGYTGNSTADDLSLRVSEAGDGPDTVRQTLAFAQALSEATAATR, from the coding sequence ATGGCGAAGACCGGCACGACGACCCAGGGGCTGCGCGCGGCGATCGAGCGCAGCGGCTACTACCCGGCCCTCGTGGCCGAGGCGGTGGAGGCCGCTGTCGGTGGCGAGGCCATCTCCTCGTACCTCGTGCACCAGGAGACGACCTTCGACGCCAACGAGGTCCGCCGCCATGTCACGGTCCTCGTCCTGACGGCGAACCGCTTCATCGTCAGCCACACCGACGAGCAGGCCGCCGACTCCAGCTCGCCGACGCCGTACGCCACCACCTCGACCGAGTCGGTCAAGCTCGGCCGGATCTCGTCCGTCGTCGTCAGCCGCGTCGTCGCCAACCCGGAGTCGTACACCCCGGGCACCCTGCCCCGCGAGGTCGTCCTGACCATCGGCTGGGGCGCGGTCTCCCGGCTCGACCTGGAGCCCGCCGCCTGCGGCGACCCGAACTGCGACGCCGACCACGGCTACACCGGCAACTCCACGGCCGACGACCTCAGCCTGCGGGTCAGCGAGGCGGGCGACGGCCCCGACACCGTGCGCCAGACGCTCGCCTTCGCGCAGGCGCTCTCCGAAGCCACGGCCGCCACCCGCTGA
- a CDS encoding GNAT family N-acetyltransferase has protein sequence MQTPPEHAYPDHWEADVVLRDGGTARIRPITAEDADRLVSFYEQVSDESKYYRFFAPYPRLSDKDVHRFTHHDFVNRVGLAMTAGDEFIATVRYDRIDATGRPAGPPADEAEVAFLVQDAHQGRGVASALLEHIAAVARERGIRRFAAEVLPANNKMIKVFRDGGYTQRRSFEDGSVHLTLELEPTEASLAVQRGREQRAEARSVQRLLAPGSVAVVGVGRRPGGVGRTALRNLLQAGFTGRVHAVNSAFPEELDTVDGVPAVRSLGEIGEPVDLAVIAVPADRVPEAVADCGEHGARGLVVVSAGYAETGSGGRERQRELVRQARSYGMRIIGPNAFGIINTADTVRLNASLAPESPAPGRIGLFTQSGAIGIALLAGLHRRGAGLSSFISAGNRADVSGNDFLQYWYEDTGTDVVLLYLESIGNPRKFTRLARRTAAVKPVVVVKGARHSGSAPPGHAVPVTRIPDATVGALMRQAGVIRVDTVTELVDAGLMLAGQPLPAGPRVAILGNSESLGLLAYDACLTEGLRPLPPLDLTTGATPADFRAALAGALGDDRCDAVIVTAIPWVGEDGVTEAGDGESLAAALTDAAAASPAKPVAVVHVEMGALADALAAATSTRPASPLRAAGPTGAEPPARPSTAVPGPTPDAGADPAASGTGTTSGTAASRTGTASAPAASDAGPAADSGPSSRAAAAPATAADPATPDPAPTPDPAPEPPATDAPDASGAPRSEPGSPHGTPRSTAGRGRSWFGLRGRSAGGPGPTAPVPAAATTATPTPPTSPAPVSAPAPVTALPAGEAQGADGPVGEARRIPAYPAAERAVRALAEAVRYAQWRRQAAEPGKVPEYDDIDESGAAAQIERLLGQEADTRGFTLSTPDAHELLARYGITVRAALPASDPDSAADAAARLGYPVALKTTAPHLRHRADLGGVRLDLADEHQLRQAYHELTETLGKAAELQPVVQAMVPRGVDTVVRASIDPAAGSVLSFGLAGAPSELLGDTAHRLVPATDRDAAELIRSIRTAPMLFGWRGSAPVDTAALEELLLRVSRLVDDHPEVVSIGLEPVVVAPHGLSVLDASVRLAPPPTRTDLGPRRLPSY, from the coding sequence ATGCAGACGCCGCCGGAGCACGCCTACCCCGATCACTGGGAAGCCGACGTGGTCCTGCGCGACGGCGGCACGGCCCGGATCAGGCCGATCACCGCCGAGGACGCCGACCGCCTGGTGAGCTTCTACGAGCAGGTCTCCGACGAGTCGAAGTACTACCGCTTCTTCGCGCCCTACCCCCGTCTGTCCGACAAGGACGTGCACCGCTTCACCCACCACGACTTCGTGAACCGCGTCGGGCTCGCCATGACCGCGGGCGACGAGTTCATCGCCACCGTGCGCTACGACCGGATCGACGCGACGGGCCGCCCCGCCGGGCCGCCCGCCGACGAAGCCGAGGTCGCCTTCCTCGTCCAGGACGCCCACCAGGGCCGTGGCGTGGCCTCCGCGCTGCTGGAGCACATCGCGGCGGTCGCCAGGGAGCGCGGCATCCGGCGCTTCGCGGCCGAGGTGCTGCCGGCCAACAACAAGATGATCAAGGTGTTCCGGGACGGCGGCTACACCCAGCGGCGCAGCTTCGAGGACGGCTCCGTCCACCTCACCCTCGAACTGGAGCCGACCGAGGCGTCCCTCGCCGTCCAGCGCGGCCGGGAACAGCGCGCGGAGGCCCGGTCCGTGCAGCGGCTGCTCGCCCCCGGCTCCGTCGCCGTGGTCGGGGTCGGCCGACGGCCCGGTGGTGTCGGGCGCACCGCGCTGCGCAATCTCCTCCAGGCCGGATTCACGGGCCGGGTCCACGCGGTGAACAGCGCCTTCCCCGAGGAGCTCGACACCGTCGACGGCGTGCCGGCCGTGCGCTCCCTCGGCGAGATCGGCGAGCCCGTCGACCTGGCCGTGATCGCCGTACCGGCGGACCGGGTCCCCGAGGCGGTCGCCGACTGCGGTGAGCACGGCGCCCGCGGCCTGGTCGTGGTGAGCGCCGGGTACGCGGAGACGGGCTCGGGCGGCAGGGAGCGGCAGCGGGAACTGGTCCGCCAGGCGCGCTCGTACGGCATGCGGATCATCGGACCGAACGCCTTCGGGATCATCAACACCGCCGACACCGTCCGGCTCAACGCCTCGCTCGCCCCCGAGTCGCCCGCCCCCGGCCGCATCGGGCTGTTCACCCAGTCCGGCGCCATCGGCATCGCGCTGCTCGCGGGGCTGCACCGGCGCGGCGCGGGGCTCTCCTCGTTCATCTCCGCCGGGAACCGGGCCGACGTCTCCGGCAACGACTTCCTCCAGTACTGGTACGAGGACACCGGCACCGACGTCGTCCTGCTGTACCTGGAGTCCATCGGCAACCCGCGCAAGTTCACCCGGCTCGCCCGCCGCACGGCCGCGGTCAAGCCCGTGGTCGTCGTCAAGGGCGCCCGGCACAGCGGCAGCGCGCCCCCGGGGCACGCGGTGCCGGTGACCCGCATCCCGGACGCGACGGTCGGGGCGCTGATGCGCCAGGCCGGCGTGATCCGTGTCGACACGGTGACCGAACTGGTCGACGCGGGGCTGATGCTCGCGGGCCAGCCGCTGCCCGCCGGGCCCCGGGTCGCGATCCTCGGCAACTCCGAGTCCCTCGGTCTGCTCGCCTACGACGCCTGCCTCACGGAGGGCCTGCGCCCGCTGCCCCCGCTCGACCTGACCACGGGCGCGACGCCCGCCGACTTCCGGGCGGCGCTGGCCGGTGCGCTCGGCGACGACCGCTGCGACGCGGTGATCGTGACGGCGATCCCGTGGGTGGGGGAGGACGGCGTCACCGAGGCCGGTGACGGGGAGAGCCTCGCGGCGGCGCTGACGGACGCGGCCGCGGCGAGTCCGGCGAAGCCGGTGGCGGTGGTCCATGTCGAGATGGGCGCGCTGGCGGACGCCCTGGCGGCGGCCACCAGCACCCGCCCGGCCTCCCCCCTCCGCGCCGCCGGCCCCACGGGCGCCGAGCCGCCCGCGCGACCCTCGACAGCGGTCCCGGGCCCGACCCCCGACGCGGGGGCCGACCCGGCCGCCTCCGGCACGGGCACCACCTCCGGCACGGCCGCGTCCAGGACGGGCACCGCCTCTGCCCCGGCCGCTTCCGACGCGGGCCCGGCCGCCGACTCAGGTCCGTCCAGCCGCGCGGCTGCCGCGCCGGCGACCGCCGCCGACCCGGCCACCCCCGACCCGGCCCCCACCCCCGACCCGGCCCCGGAGCCCCCCGCTACCGACGCCCCCGACGCCTCCGGCGCCCCCCGCTCCGAGCCCGGGTCACCGCACGGCACCCCGCGGTCCACGGCCGGGCGGGGCCGGAGCTGGTTCGGGCTGCGCGGGCGGTCCGCCGGCGGACCCGGGCCGACCGCCCCCGTCCCCGCCGCGGCCACCACCGCCACCCCCACACCCCCGACGTCCCCCGCTCCCGTGTCCGCGCCCGCCCCCGTGACGGCGCTGCCCGCCGGTGAGGCGCAGGGCGCGGACGGGCCGGTCGGGGAGGCGCGGCGGATTCCGGCGTATCCGGCGGCGGAGCGGGCCGTGCGCGCGCTGGCCGAGGCGGTCAGGTACGCGCAGTGGCGGCGCCAGGCCGCCGAGCCCGGCAAGGTGCCCGAGTACGACGACATCGACGAGTCCGGTGCCGCCGCCCAGATCGAGCGACTGCTCGGCCAGGAGGCGGACACCCGCGGCTTCACCCTCAGCACCCCCGACGCCCACGAGCTGCTCGCCCGCTACGGCATCACGGTGCGCGCCGCGCTGCCCGCGTCCGACCCGGACTCCGCCGCCGACGCGGCCGCCCGGCTGGGCTACCCCGTCGCCCTGAAGACCACCGCCCCCCATCTGCGGCACCGTGCCGACCTCGGCGGGGTGCGCCTCGACCTCGCCGACGAGCACCAACTGCGCCAGGCGTACCACGAGCTGACCGAGACGCTGGGCAAGGCGGCGGAGCTGCAGCCGGTCGTGCAGGCGATGGTCCCGCGCGGGGTGGACACCGTCGTGCGGGCGTCCATCGACCCGGCGGCCGGGTCCGTGCTCTCCTTCGGCCTCGCCGGCGCCCCCTCCGAACTGCTCGGCGACACCGCGCACCGCCTCGTCCCCGCCACCGACCGGGACGCGGCGGAGCTGATCCGCAGCATCCGCACGGCGCCGATGCTCTTCGGGTGGCGGGGATCCGCCCCCGTCGACACGGCGGCGCTCGAAGAACTGCTCTTGCGGGTCTCCCGGCTCGTCGACGACCACCCCGAGGTGGTGTCGATCGGACTGGAGCCGGTCGTCGTCGCCCCGCACGGCCTGTCGGTGCTGGACGCCTCCGTGCGGCTCGCCCCTCCTCCCACCCGTACCGACCTCGGCCCCCGGCGGCTGCCGAGCTACTGA
- a CDS encoding HPr family phosphocarrier protein has product MAERRVNVGWAEGLHARPASIFVRAATASGVPVTIAKADGNPVNAASMLAVLGLGAQGGEEIVLASDADNADAALDRLAKLVAEGLDELPETV; this is encoded by the coding sequence ATGGCTGAGCGTCGCGTCAATGTCGGCTGGGCCGAGGGCCTTCACGCCCGCCCCGCGTCCATCTTCGTCCGTGCCGCCACGGCCTCCGGCGTCCCCGTGACGATCGCCAAGGCCGACGGCAACCCGGTCAACGCCGCGTCCATGCTGGCCGTGCTCGGCCTCGGCGCCCAGGGCGGCGAGGAGATCGTGCTGGCCTCCGACGCGGACAACGCCGATGCCGCGCTGGACCGCCTGGCCAAGCTGGTCGCCGAGGGCCTGGACGAGCTGCCCGAGACCGTCTGA
- a CDS encoding GntR family transcriptional regulator, with amino-acid sequence MRIPAHSVCTAIRDDIVTGVFERGSRLTEEQLARRYGVSRVPVREALRTLESEGFVVTRRHAGAHVAEPTDQEAADLLEIRLLLEPLGAARAAQRRTEAHLKVLRGLVRLGQDRARRGQGEDLRSLGAWFHETLAQACGSPGLTALLTQLRHKTAWMYTVDQPAAPVESWAEHGAIVDAVARGDVERARALTALHAERAAAAHRLRRPERVRTSQHAVNIGSARN; translated from the coding sequence ATGCGCATTCCCGCGCACTCTGTATGCACGGCGATTCGCGACGACATCGTCACCGGTGTCTTCGAGCGCGGCAGCCGGCTCACCGAGGAGCAGCTCGCTCGCCGCTACGGGGTCTCCCGCGTCCCCGTGCGGGAGGCGCTGCGCACGCTGGAGTCCGAGGGCTTCGTCGTCACCCGCCGTCACGCCGGGGCGCATGTCGCCGAGCCGACCGACCAGGAGGCCGCCGATCTCCTGGAGATCCGGCTGCTGCTGGAGCCCCTCGGTGCCGCGCGCGCGGCACAGCGGCGCACCGAGGCCCATCTGAAGGTGCTGCGCGGCCTGGTGCGCCTCGGTCAGGACCGCGCACGGCGCGGTCAGGGCGAGGATCTGCGCTCGCTGGGCGCCTGGTTCCACGAGACGCTCGCCCAGGCCTGCGGCAGCCCCGGGCTCACGGCGCTGCTCACCCAGCTCCGCCACAAGACCGCGTGGATGTACACGGTCGACCAGCCCGCGGCGCCCGTGGAGTCCTGGGCCGAGCACGGCGCCATCGTGGACGCGGTCGCACGCGGTGACGTGGAGCGGGCGCGTGCGCTCACCGCCCTGCACGCCGAGCGCGCGGCCGCCGCGCACCGGCTGCGCCGCCCGGAGCGGGTGAGGACTTCGCAACACGCCGTAAACATCGGGAGCGCCCGCAATTAA
- a CDS encoding M23 family metallopeptidase — protein MAFTRATGKHRAPSRLTRRSANLAGVATLATAGVIGTLASPAVAADAEAAASVEDTGLTQIVSMGSIADEIADQAAAQKKEAAEAAARAKAKAEAEAEAKRKAEARAKEIREAKERAAREAERKRLNAFRIPVAGSHVTTGYQTGGNLWSSGSHSGVDFRAASGSTVVAVGAGTVVEAGWGGAYGNNVVLRMNDGTYTQYGHLSSIAVSVGQQVMAGQRLGLSGSTGNSTGPHLHFEARTTAEYGSDINPVAYLRARGVSV, from the coding sequence ATGGCGTTCACCCGTGCCACCGGGAAGCACCGTGCCCCGAGCCGCCTGACGCGCAGGAGCGCGAACCTGGCCGGCGTCGCGACCCTCGCCACCGCGGGCGTCATCGGCACCCTCGCCTCCCCGGCGGTCGCCGCCGACGCCGAGGCCGCCGCCTCCGTCGAGGACACCGGCCTCACCCAGATCGTGTCCATGGGGTCCATCGCCGACGAGATCGCCGACCAGGCGGCCGCGCAGAAGAAGGAGGCCGCCGAGGCCGCCGCCCGCGCCAAGGCGAAGGCCGAGGCCGAGGCCGAGGCGAAGCGCAAGGCCGAGGCGCGCGCCAAGGAGATACGCGAGGCCAAGGAGCGCGCCGCCCGCGAGGCCGAGCGCAAGCGGCTGAACGCCTTCCGGATCCCGGTCGCCGGCTCCCATGTGACGACCGGCTACCAGACCGGCGGCAACCTCTGGTCCTCCGGCAGCCACTCCGGCGTCGACTTCCGCGCCGCGTCCGGCAGCACCGTCGTCGCGGTCGGCGCCGGCACCGTGGTCGAGGCCGGCTGGGGCGGCGCGTACGGCAACAACGTCGTCCTCCGTATGAACGACGGCACGTACACGCAGTACGGCCACCTGTCGTCGATCGCCGTCTCCGTCGGCCAGCAGGTCATGGCGGGCCAGCGGCTCGGACTGTCCGGCTCGACCGGCAACTCGACCGGCCCCCACCTGCACTTCGAGGCCCGCACCACGGCCGAGTACGGCTCCGACATCAACCCGGTCGCGTATCTGCGCGCCCGCGGCGTCAGCGTCTGA
- a CDS encoding M16 family metallopeptidase: MDFHPQPAAGTARPWAFPAPERSTLDNGLTVLRCDRPGQQVVAVEVLLDAPLDAEPAGLDGVATIMARAFSEGTDKHSAEDFAAELERCGATLDAMADHAGVRVSLEVPASRLPKALGLLADALRAPAFADGEVGRLVRNRLDEIPHEMANPARRAAKQLSAELFPPTLRVSRPRQGTEDTVSRIDAAAVRAFYEAHVRPATATCVIVGDLADTDVDAVLAETLGAWTGDKASPRPVPPVTADDTGRVVIVDRPGAVQTQLLIGRVGPDRHASVWPAQVLGSYCLGGTLTSRLDRVLREEKGYTYGVRAFGQVLLSAPDGSGAAMLAISGSVDTPNTGPALDDLWKVLRTLAADGLTDAERDVAVQNLVGVAPLKFETAASVAATLADQVEQHLPDDYQARLYARLADTGTVEATAAAVSAFPVDRLVTVLVGDASQIAEPVKALGIGEVSVVTG; the protein is encoded by the coding sequence ATGGACTTCCACCCGCAGCCGGCCGCCGGTACGGCCCGTCCCTGGGCGTTCCCCGCGCCGGAGCGCTCCACCCTGGACAACGGGCTCACCGTGCTGCGCTGCGACCGCCCCGGTCAGCAGGTCGTCGCGGTGGAGGTGCTCCTCGACGCGCCGCTCGACGCGGAGCCCGCGGGCCTCGACGGCGTCGCCACGATCATGGCGCGGGCCTTCTCCGAGGGCACCGACAAGCACAGCGCCGAGGACTTCGCCGCCGAACTGGAGCGCTGCGGCGCCACGCTGGACGCGATGGCGGACCACGCGGGCGTCCGGGTCTCCCTGGAGGTCCCCGCGTCGCGTCTGCCCAAGGCGCTCGGCCTGCTCGCCGACGCCCTGCGCGCCCCGGCGTTCGCCGACGGCGAGGTCGGCCGGCTGGTGCGCAACCGGCTCGACGAGATCCCGCACGAGATGGCCAACCCGGCCCGCCGGGCGGCCAAGCAGCTCTCCGCCGAGCTGTTCCCGCCCACCCTGCGTGTCTCGCGTCCGCGCCAGGGCACGGAGGACACGGTGTCGCGGATCGACGCCGCGGCCGTGCGCGCCTTCTACGAGGCCCACGTCCGGCCGGCCACGGCGACCTGTGTGATCGTCGGCGATCTCGCGGACACCGACGTGGACGCCGTGCTCGCGGAGACCCTCGGCGCGTGGACGGGCGACAAGGCGTCCCCGCGTCCGGTCCCGCCGGTGACCGCGGACGACACCGGCCGGGTGGTCATCGTCGACCGTCCCGGCGCCGTGCAGACCCAGCTCCTCATCGGCCGTGTCGGTCCCGACCGCCACGCGAGCGTCTGGCCGGCCCAGGTGCTCGGCTCCTACTGCCTCGGCGGCACGCTGACCTCCCGTCTGGACCGGGTGCTGCGCGAGGAGAAGGGGTACACCTACGGCGTGCGGGCCTTCGGGCAGGTGCTGTTGTCGGCCCCCGACGGATCGGGTGCCGCGATGCTCGCCATCAGCGGCTCGGTGGACACGCCCAACACCGGTCCCGCGCTGGACGACCTGTGGAAGGTGCTGCGCACCCTGGCGGCCGACGGCCTCACCGACGCCGAGCGCGACGTCGCCGTGCAGAACCTCGTGGGTGTCGCCCCGCTGAAGTTCGAGACGGCGGCCTCCGTCGCGGCGACCCTGGCCGACCAGGTGGAGCAGCACCTCCCGGACGACTACCAGGCCCGGCTGTACGCGCGCCTGGCCGACACGGGCACGGTGGAGGCCACCGCCGCGGCGGTCAGCGCCTTCCCGGTGGACCGCCTGGTGACGGTCCTGGTCGGCGACGCCTCGCAGATCGCGGAGCCCGTCAAGGCGCTCGGCATCGGCGAGGTGAGCGTCGTCACCGGCTGA
- a CDS encoding M16 family metallopeptidase produces MPMGHTATGQAGSGGLTATEHRLANGLRVVLSEDHLTPVAAVCLWYDVGSRHEVAGRTGLAHLFEHLMFQGSAQVKGNGHFELVQGAGGSLNGTTSFERTNYFETMPTHQLELALWLEADRMGSLLAALDDESMDNQRDVVKNERRQRYDNVPYGTAFEKLTALAYPAGHPYHHTPIGSMADLDAATLEDARAFFRTYYAPNNAVLSIVGDIDPEETLAWVEKYFGSIPSHDGKQPPRDGTLPDTIGSQLREEVVEEVPARALMAAYRLPHDGTRECDAADLALTVLGGGESSRLHNRLVRRDQTAVAAGFGLLRLAGAPSLGWLDVKTSGGVEVPQIETAVDEELARFAAEGPTPEEMERAQAQLEREWLDRLGTVAGRADELCRYAVLFGDPQLALTAVQRVLDITPEEVQAVAKARLHPDNRAVLVYEPITADENDDTEGADQ; encoded by the coding sequence ATGCCCATGGGTCACACGGCCACAGGCCAGGCCGGCTCCGGCGGCCTGACAGCGACCGAGCACCGCCTGGCCAACGGCCTGCGCGTGGTGCTCTCCGAGGACCACCTGACCCCCGTCGCCGCGGTGTGCCTCTGGTACGACGTGGGCTCCCGCCACGAGGTGGCGGGGCGCACCGGCCTCGCGCACCTCTTCGAGCACCTGATGTTCCAGGGCTCCGCACAGGTGAAGGGCAACGGGCACTTCGAGCTCGTGCAGGGCGCCGGCGGATCGCTCAACGGCACCACCAGCTTCGAGCGGACCAACTACTTCGAGACGATGCCGACCCACCAGCTGGAGCTCGCCCTCTGGCTGGAGGCCGACCGCATGGGATCCCTGCTCGCCGCCCTCGACGACGAGTCCATGGACAACCAGCGCGACGTCGTGAAGAACGAGCGCCGCCAGCGCTACGACAACGTGCCCTACGGCACCGCCTTCGAGAAGCTGACGGCCCTCGCCTACCCGGCGGGCCACCCGTACCACCACACGCCGATCGGCTCCATGGCCGACCTCGACGCGGCCACCCTCGAGGACGCCCGGGCGTTCTTCCGCACCTACTACGCGCCGAACAACGCGGTGCTGTCGATCGTCGGCGACATCGACCCCGAGGAGACCCTCGCCTGGGTCGAGAAGTACTTCGGGTCGATCCCCTCGCACGACGGAAAGCAGCCGCCGCGCGACGGCACCCTCCCCGACACCATCGGGAGCCAGCTCCGCGAGGAGGTCGTCGAGGAGGTGCCCGCCCGCGCCCTGATGGCCGCCTACCGGCTGCCCCACGACGGCACCCGCGAGTGCGACGCCGCGGACCTGGCGCTCACCGTCCTCGGCGGCGGGGAGTCCTCCCGGCTGCACAACCGGCTGGTCCGCCGCGACCAGACGGCGGTGGCCGCCGGCTTCGGGCTGCTGCGCCTGGCCGGCGCCCCGTCGCTGGGCTGGCTGGACGTCAAGACGTCCGGCGGCGTCGAGGTCCCGCAGATCGAGACCGCGGTCGACGAGGAGCTGGCCCGCTTCGCCGCCGAGGGGCCGACCCCCGAGGAGATGGAGCGCGCGCAGGCCCAGCTGGAGCGCGAATGGCTGGACCGGCTGGGCACCGTGGCCGGCCGCGCCGACGAACTCTGCCGCTACGCGGTGCTGTTCGGCGACCCGCAGCTCGCGCTGACCGCCGTCCAGCGCGTCCTCGACATCACCCCCGAGGAGGTGCAGGCCGTCGCCAAGGCGCGACTGCACCCGGACAACCGGGCCGTGCTGGTCTACGAACCGATCACCGCCGACGAGAACGACGACACCGAGGGGGCGGACCAGTGA